From the Verrucomicrobiota bacterium genome, one window contains:
- a CDS encoding histone deacetylase has product MITLIHDPACASYQKIGHPEAPFRVRESAAHLLKTHPDWDWVKPQAAGDRSILRAHSPQFLMDIDHPLDDFDGDTPAYPEITGIARNAVGAALDATHRALKGQKTFSLMRPPGHHATRTQAMGFCYLNSIAIAALEAVEMGVGRVAIYDFDAHHGNGTEDIVLNHPNIRFCSVHQYPGFPGTGTTSRANCSNWPVHPMTPRKEHLHQLRLAWEKVLDFNPGLILISAGFDAYSGDPITEMTLEMEDFAKLGMWAKNAACPTAAILEGGYSRDLPLIMDAFLSEWS; this is encoded by the coding sequence ATGATCACCCTCATCCATGATCCCGCCTGTGCTTCCTATCAGAAAATAGGGCATCCCGAGGCCCCTTTCCGGGTCCGTGAATCCGCCGCCCATCTCCTGAAAACACATCCCGACTGGGACTGGGTAAAACCACAGGCTGCCGGGGACCGGAGCATTTTGCGCGCACACAGCCCGCAATTCCTCATGGATATCGACCACCCGCTAGATGACTTCGACGGCGACACACCCGCTTACCCAGAAATCACCGGCATCGCACGTAATGCCGTCGGGGCCGCCCTCGACGCGACACATCGCGCCCTTAAAGGCCAGAAAACATTTTCACTCATGCGCCCTCCCGGCCACCACGCCACCCGGACCCAGGCTATGGGTTTTTGTTATTTGAACTCCATCGCTATCGCCGCACTCGAAGCCGTCGAGATGGGCGTAGGACGCGTGGCGATCTATGACTTCGACGCTCACCACGGCAATGGCACCGAGGACATCGTCCTCAACCACCCCAATATCCGGTTCTGCTCCGTCCACCAGTATCCCGGATTCCCCGGCACAGGAACCACCTCCCGCGCAAATTGCTCCAATTGGCCTGTGCATCCGATGACTCCGAGGAAAGAACACCTCCACCAGCTCCGGCTCGCTTGGGAAAAGGTACTGGATTTTAACCCCGGCCTGATCCTGATCTCTGCCGGTTTCGACGCCTACTCGGGCGACCCGATCACCGAGATGACCCTCGAAATGGAAGACTTTGCCAAGCTCGGGATGTGGGCCAAAAACGCCGCCTGCCCTACCGCGGCTATACTGGAAGGCGGTTACAGCCGCGACCTCCCTCTCATCATGGACGCCTTCCTGAGTGAATGGAGCTGA
- a CDS encoding right-handed parallel beta-helix repeat-containing protein: MKNYIYTVSLFLMLMGYTEVSARDWYFVESGGVDIFSGPEASVGTISNPLTASQANLDQFFAFNYGGSRNPDPGDQVYFRAGTYTNSIFLALANSGAAGNPVTISSYTGENAVFDLGYTGTTVNNAASGIGIFANNYTVQNLEIKNSQGSGITISSQGGGGNNINILDNKINNITGTGIAIYGGPGNAPFATVPTNILIQGNEVHDTVRMNSNHDTSGWNNAIGSGGNNVTIRQNSVYNNWGEGIIAGGSNNVVEENIVRDNFSANIYLDGAVNSTVQRNLTINSGNTNFYWTASTPTPGVLGPATGIALADENGGSSLQLNNNLITDNFVIGGKSGFYYGDFLQGGGFDNSRLINNTFYSTDTDMNTVSGLIHFDLAGGHTHDNSLGTNNIFFLDGPGGTLVSVAGGTNGLSFSQNYWSPSNTGLLSGSGDMALTISNATTIRGYVNALTNSSSFSTLLNGGLGASTDPSIFGGARFNFLSGIQSIPEPSEILLILVGGLMVYLKLTKWNTLLPSRRRRSILLRVYPIVIRKNAFLNVILITLITGVMVDAQVISDTLPYTNIASTSSNSVTWSNIKIGGGGYVTGVQVHPDDSNIVYMKTDVGGLYRWNAADTSWTPITDRFTYKDKDLYGIEGMAIDPNNKDFLYFTAGVSHYSTNNALFFSPDRGNTLERINFPTAPNLTFVYTNGQTYGGVGGNDQYRWAGERLMVDPNNSNYLFYATHRDGLLRYDRSTLTWAEMGGGLLTNAYTSVFADHAGITAFHIDKSSGTAAGSMTMYAGLYGANSNQGGIFQSTNGGSSWQEISTGLQPFKPLSFAQAGDSLIVGTDNDGLWKWNTNTGVWQQYGVDIGAANNVLKITNATTGQFRMENFTTAGDISGISVDQSNPNTMVISKYDPDRNSSRIYRTVDGGTNWERLDEFGPVDVIGRPGWDTASRRFTAGASDILIDPNNPNTVWFTEYAGIYRSTDINKANDGNTMTRPVFEALRDNHEEIVVSDLIKAPGKALILTAADMDGVRIVDPTLAPATQLGGASLIQNSYQVDFFKGNSDVLYRGAHGYIGTGSNERGVVLKSTNGGLNWSDISSSWTNHAGQYAVARKIAISATDSNRVVAIDSTGKFSFTVDGGASWSYSTVTNTFGTPIIISNGKFDTSKPLVADGVDEDFFYAIRPREGIAPAQIYRSTNGGVSFSYIQDHPRYISSADSFGLVTQLGMQGEFWAYSSGDPLYRYYDFGVNRDTISTVTSSILFSFGAAKPGNSNYSMYLFGKITGFSDMDRMWRSDDMGLTWLSMTDTVFPLGFSPNVLYGDWDEYGKIYVGSSGRGAWLGTLESVPEPSVWAQIAWGLSTLITVLYIRSKAGLKKKTLV, from the coding sequence ATGAAAAATTATATATATACAGTCAGTTTGTTTTTAATGCTCATGGGTTATACGGAGGTGTCAGCCCGTGACTGGTATTTTGTCGAATCCGGCGGGGTGGATATATTTTCCGGTCCCGAGGCGTCAGTGGGCACGATCAGCAATCCCCTGACAGCCAGCCAAGCTAACCTTGACCAGTTTTTTGCTTTCAACTACGGCGGGAGCCGGAATCCTGATCCCGGTGACCAAGTTTATTTCCGTGCGGGCACCTATACAAATAGTATTTTTTTGGCACTTGCGAACTCTGGGGCTGCGGGGAACCCAGTGACCATCTCCTCTTACACGGGTGAGAATGCTGTTTTCGATCTCGGATACACGGGGACAACCGTAAATAATGCTGCTTCAGGCATCGGAATATTTGCCAATAACTACACGGTTCAAAACCTCGAAATAAAAAATTCGCAGGGTTCAGGTATCACTATCTCCAGTCAGGGCGGGGGCGGGAATAATATCAATATTTTGGATAACAAGATTAACAATATTACTGGCACGGGGATAGCGATCTATGGTGGGCCGGGCAATGCGCCATTTGCTACGGTGCCCACTAATATACTGATTCAGGGAAATGAAGTGCATGACACTGTGAGGATGAATAGTAACCATGACACATCAGGCTGGAATAATGCAATCGGTTCGGGTGGGAATAATGTCACGATCCGGCAGAACTCGGTATATAATAACTGGGGAGAAGGAATTATCGCCGGTGGGTCAAATAACGTGGTCGAGGAGAATATTGTGCGTGATAATTTCAGTGCAAATATCTATCTTGACGGGGCGGTCAATAGCACGGTGCAGAGGAATCTTACCATTAATTCTGGAAATACGAATTTCTACTGGACGGCATCGACCCCGACCCCCGGGGTGCTCGGACCGGCGACGGGAATCGCGCTGGCCGATGAGAATGGGGGAAGCTCTTTGCAACTCAATAATAACCTGATCACCGACAATTTTGTCATCGGTGGAAAAAGCGGGTTTTATTATGGGGATTTCCTCCAAGGGGGGGGCTTTGATAACTCCCGTCTGATCAATAATACTTTCTACTCGACGGATACGGATATGAATACCGTATCTGGCTTGATCCATTTTGATTTAGCAGGAGGGCACACCCACGATAATTCATTAGGAACAAATAATATTTTTTTCTTGGATGGCCCGGGGGGCACACTGGTCAGTGTCGCCGGGGGTACTAATGGGCTGTCCTTTAGCCAAAATTACTGGAGCCCGTCAAATACCGGACTCCTATCCGGAAGCGGGGATATGGCTTTAACTATATCAAATGCGACTACAATCCGCGGTTATGTGAATGCCCTGACAAATTCCTCCTCTTTTTCCACCTTGTTAAATGGCGGGCTGGGGGCTAGCACTGATCCTTCGATCTTTGGGGGAGCCCGTTTTAATTTTCTCAGTGGTATCCAGTCTATTCCCGAACCATCCGAGATTTTACTCATCCTCGTAGGAGGGTTAATGGTTTATTTGAAATTAACTAAATGGAATACCTTACTGCCGAGTCGTCGCCGGAGATCCATATTATTGAGAGTTTATCCTATTGTTATACGGAAAAATGCATTTCTAAATGTAATATTGATTACTCTCATAACAGGCGTCATGGTCGATGCACAGGTCATTAGCGATACACTTCCCTATACAAACATCGCATCAACATCTTCGAATTCTGTGACATGGTCCAATATTAAAATCGGCGGGGGCGGGTATGTGACAGGCGTACAGGTGCATCCTGATGATTCAAATATTGTTTATATGAAAACCGACGTTGGTGGTTTGTATCGGTGGAATGCCGCCGACACATCATGGACACCGATCACTGACAGGTTTACATACAAAGATAAGGACTTGTATGGGATAGAGGGTATGGCGATTGACCCGAACAATAAAGACTTTCTTTATTTTACGGCCGGAGTCAGTCATTACAGCACAAATAATGCATTATTTTTCTCACCGGATCGCGGAAATACACTGGAAAGAATCAATTTCCCAACGGCCCCCAATCTCACTTTTGTTTATACAAACGGACAGACTTATGGGGGTGTCGGGGGAAATGATCAGTATCGATGGGCGGGTGAAAGACTCATGGTTGACCCAAACAATTCTAATTATCTTTTTTATGCGACTCACCGTGATGGATTACTCAGATATGACCGTTCGACTTTAACTTGGGCAGAGATGGGGGGCGGATTATTGACGAATGCCTACACATCTGTTTTTGCCGATCATGCGGGGATTACTGCATTTCATATTGATAAAAGCTCAGGGACGGCGGCAGGGTCCATGACGATGTATGCAGGACTTTATGGGGCAAACAGTAATCAGGGCGGGATTTTTCAATCAACGAATGGCGGATCCAGTTGGCAAGAAATCAGTACTGGGCTCCAGCCGTTTAAACCCCTGTCTTTTGCCCAGGCTGGTGATTCATTGATTGTCGGGACTGATAATGACGGTTTGTGGAAGTGGAATACCAATACGGGAGTGTGGCAACAATATGGGGTAGATATTGGGGCAGCAAATAATGTCCTGAAAATCACCAATGCGACCACAGGCCAATTCAGAATGGAAAACTTCACGACAGCAGGGGACATCTCAGGCATTTCCGTGGATCAATCAAATCCTAATACGATGGTGATTAGTAAATATGATCCAGATCGGAATTCTTCACGGATCTATCGTACGGTTGATGGTGGTACAAACTGGGAACGTCTTGACGAGTTTGGTCCCGTCGATGTGATTGGCCGTCCGGGTTGGGATACGGCGTCCAGACGATTTACAGCAGGGGCCTCTGACATCCTGATAGATCCCAATAATCCTAATACCGTCTGGTTTACCGAATATGCAGGTATTTATAGAAGTACAGATATCAACAAGGCCAATGATGGAAACACCATGACCAGGCCCGTGTTCGAAGCTTTGCGCGACAATCATGAGGAGATCGTCGTCAGTGATTTAATCAAAGCTCCAGGTAAAGCATTGATTTTAACCGCTGCTGACATGGATGGTGTCAGGATCGTGGACCCCACTCTTGCGCCCGCCACGCAGCTGGGAGGGGCATCCTTGATTCAAAACTCCTATCAGGTCGATTTTTTCAAAGGAAATAGTGATGTTTTGTATCGCGGAGCCCATGGATATATTGGCACAGGGAGTAATGAAAGAGGGGTGGTGCTTAAATCTACAAATGGAGGTCTTAATTGGTCAGATATTTCGTCATCTTGGACTAATCACGCAGGGCAATACGCGGTTGCACGAAAAATCGCAATATCTGCTACGGACTCAAATCGTGTTGTCGCAATAGACAGCACTGGAAAGTTTTCATTTACAGTAGATGGCGGTGCGTCATGGTCCTATTCCACTGTGACGAATACCTTTGGGACTCCCATAATAATCAGTAATGGAAAGTTTGATACAAGTAAACCGCTCGTGGCGGATGGGGTGGATGAGGATTTCTTCTATGCGATAAGGCCGCGAGAGGGTATTGCGCCTGCACAAATATACCGGTCCACAAATGGTGGGGTGAGCTTCTCCTATATTCAAGACCATCCACGGTACATTAGTAGTGCCGACAGTTTCGGCTTAGTGACACAACTGGGTATGCAAGGCGAGTTTTGGGCCTACAGTTCGGGGGATCCTCTCTATCGATATTATGACTTTGGGGTGAATCGAGATACCATCAGCACGGTCACAAGTTCGATTTTATTCAGTTTTGGTGCAGCTAAACCAGGAAATAGTAATTATTCCATGTATCTATTTGGAAAAATAACAGGGTTTTCTGATATGGATCGCATGTGGCGATCGGATGATATGGGACTGACATGGTTATCGATGACCGACACTGTCTTTCCTCTAGGGTTTTCTCCCAATGTGCTTTATGGCGACTGGGATGAATACGGCAAAATTTATGTGGGCTCTTCCGGACGCGGTGCTTGGCTGGGGACTTTGGAGTCTGTGCCCGAGCCGTCAGTATGGGCGCAAATTGCGTGGGGGCTCAGCACATTGATTACCGTATTATACATCCGATCAAAGGCCGGGCTTAAGAAAAAGACTTTGGTTTGA
- the araD gene encoding L-ribulose-5-phosphate 4-epimerase AraD: protein MSAYDSLKEACFESNLLLPEFKLIDLTFGNVSVADTDKGVFAIKPSGVDYRQMMPTDMVVLDFEGKTVEGKLRPSSDTPTHLRLYQAFKGIGAVVHTHSRNATAFAQAGKPIPCFGTTHADYFYGEIPVTRALTADEIARGYELETGNVIVERFKDIDHGDMSAVLVRHHAPFVWGPHGKKAVENAFALEICAEMAIKALQLSPDIKNIPPDLLSKHFKRKHGPSAYYGQGDR, encoded by the coding sequence ATGAGCGCATACGATTCACTCAAAGAAGCCTGTTTCGAGAGCAATTTGCTCTTACCGGAATTTAAACTCATCGACCTGACTTTCGGTAATGTCAGTGTCGCTGATACGGACAAAGGGGTTTTCGCCATTAAACCCAGCGGTGTTGATTACCGTCAGATGATGCCGACAGACATGGTCGTCCTGGATTTTGAAGGTAAAACTGTCGAAGGCAAATTGCGCCCGTCCTCCGATACTCCTACACACCTGCGCCTTTACCAGGCTTTTAAGGGAATCGGTGCGGTCGTCCATACCCATTCGCGCAACGCCACCGCCTTTGCCCAAGCAGGGAAACCCATCCCCTGTTTTGGCACCACCCACGCGGATTATTTTTATGGTGAGATCCCCGTCACCCGGGCACTGACCGCCGACGAGATCGCCCGCGGGTATGAGCTCGAAACCGGCAATGTCATTGTCGAACGTTTCAAAGATATCGACCACGGGGACATGTCCGCTGTCCTCGTCCGGCACCATGCCCCATTTGTCTGGGGACCCCACGGTAAAAAAGCTGTAGAAAATGCCTTCGCCCTGGAAATCTGCGCCGAGATGGCCATAAAAGCCCTCCAGCTCTCCCCTGACATTAAGAATATCCCCCCGGACCTCCTGAGTAAACATTTTAAACGTAAACACGGCCCCAGTGCTTACTACGGCCAAGGAGATCGTTAG
- a CDS encoding GntR family transcriptional regulator has protein sequence MKSIFVLKIGKIELITYELKKRIYTGELKSGDKIPTQNELATLYKVSRDTLNKAIKELVSDGWIKTSKKGGSLVPDSLPFEKNYALVSMRDSWEQSSFTRSLILAASEIEDDLQSRLTPFHLSKIGMSDNNLLLLDEVTQKMKFAGYIFCDHPHLFHNSVFVKNKIHPKACFTSCDLDGFFDILVWFDFKALYELIAEKMIIKNIRRPFFLCVPENNSSSSIMDVLKQKNIPHSPSHSFSLPCGDEQNTKNVIRIITQMHESVRPDAVIILDDNLLKPVCDELQSMKERGHEAPLIISHFNYPSNYKTSYPVIKIGFDLRNIFTTCIPLLEKKRLGEDIPKKLLIKPKSFS, from the coding sequence TTGAAATCTATATTTGTGCTGAAAATAGGTAAAATAGAACTAATTACCTATGAATTAAAAAAACGCATTTATACCGGCGAATTAAAATCCGGTGATAAGATACCGACTCAAAATGAGTTGGCCACCCTTTATAAGGTCAGTCGAGACACCCTGAATAAAGCAATAAAGGAACTCGTTTCCGACGGTTGGATCAAAACCTCAAAAAAAGGGGGGAGTCTTGTTCCTGATTCTTTACCCTTTGAAAAAAACTACGCCCTTGTCTCTATGAGGGACTCATGGGAACAATCATCTTTCACCCGATCACTCATCCTTGCCGCGAGTGAGATCGAAGACGATCTCCAGAGTCGATTAACTCCCTTTCACCTAAGTAAGATCGGGATGTCAGATAATAATCTTTTACTTTTGGATGAAGTTACTCAAAAAATGAAATTTGCTGGATATATATTTTGTGACCATCCCCATTTGTTCCATAATTCCGTATTTGTGAAAAATAAAATTCACCCAAAAGCGTGTTTCACCTCATGTGATTTGGACGGTTTTTTCGACATCCTGGTCTGGTTTGACTTTAAGGCACTCTATGAATTAATCGCGGAAAAGATGATCATCAAGAATATCCGCCGCCCCTTCTTCCTGTGCGTCCCAGAAAACAATTCGTCGTCATCAATCATGGACGTCCTCAAACAAAAAAATATCCCCCACTCACCCAGCCACTCTTTTTCTCTTCCTTGCGGGGATGAACAAAACACAAAGAACGTTATTCGAATCATCACCCAAATGCACGAGAGTGTGCGTCCGGACGCTGTGATTATCCTCGATGACAATCTCCTGAAGCCGGTCTGTGATGAATTACAATCCATGAAAGAGCGTGGCCACGAGGCTCCATTGATTATCAGCCATTTTAATTACCCGTCCAACTATAAAACATCTTATCCCGTAATCAAAATCGGGTTTGATCTCCGGAATATTTTCACCACATGCATTCCCCTCCTCGAGAAAAAAAGGCTCGGCGAGGACATTCCGAAAAAACTACTGATCAAACCAAAGTCTTTTTCTTAA
- the araA gene encoding L-arabinose isomerase, whose amino-acid sequence MSKTTTQPIEIWFVTGSQHLYGPETLKQVALNSQKIVAALNQSNRIPEQIVFKPVLKTPEEIRSLCQDANHNANCAGLILWMHTFSPSKMWISGLSTLRKPFLHLHTQFNRDLPWGTINMDFMNLNQSAHGDREAGFIHTRLRLNRKVVVGHWSDTETQDRIAAWMRVTRAWTDSQGMKIARFGDNMRQVAVTEGDKVAAEAKFGYSVNGYGIGDLVKYVNAVSDTQITTLCKEYEATYNVAKPLKKGQARHSSLRDGARIELGLRAFLEEGGFKGFTTTFEDLHGLKQLPGLAVQRLMADGYGFGAEGDWKTCALLRTMKVMAADLKGGTSFMEDYTYHLDPKGHLVLGAHMLEICESIASGKPSLEIHPLGIGGKEDPVRLVFDVPAGRAINASLIDLGNRFRLIVNEVKVIKPPKKLPKLPVARAVWHCLPDFKIACAAWIYAGGAHHTGFSYSVTTEHMEDFAKIAGIELVVIDEDTRLREFEAQLRNNEVYYTLSSGFKA is encoded by the coding sequence ATGTCAAAAACCACTACTCAACCCATCGAAATCTGGTTCGTCACAGGAAGCCAACACCTCTACGGGCCTGAAACCCTCAAGCAAGTCGCGCTGAACTCCCAAAAAATCGTCGCCGCCCTGAACCAGTCTAACCGCATTCCGGAGCAAATTGTTTTTAAACCCGTCCTGAAAACCCCCGAGGAAATCCGTTCCCTCTGCCAGGATGCTAACCATAATGCAAATTGCGCGGGGCTCATCCTGTGGATGCACACATTCTCCCCCTCGAAAATGTGGATCTCGGGGCTCTCCACCCTGCGTAAACCTTTCCTGCACCTCCATACCCAGTTCAACCGCGACCTGCCTTGGGGCACGATCAATATGGACTTCATGAATCTTAACCAATCCGCCCACGGTGACCGTGAAGCCGGATTCATCCACACACGCCTGCGCTTGAACCGCAAGGTCGTCGTCGGACATTGGAGCGACACCGAAACCCAAGACCGGATCGCGGCCTGGATGCGTGTGACCCGGGCCTGGACCGATTCACAAGGGATGAAGATCGCCCGGTTCGGTGATAACATGCGCCAAGTCGCCGTGACAGAAGGTGACAAAGTCGCCGCTGAAGCAAAGTTCGGTTACTCCGTCAACGGGTACGGCATCGGCGACCTCGTTAAATATGTCAATGCCGTCTCCGACACGCAAATTACCACGCTTTGCAAGGAATACGAGGCCACATACAATGTCGCCAAACCCTTAAAAAAAGGCCAAGCGCGCCACTCTTCCCTCCGTGACGGGGCCCGCATCGAGCTCGGACTACGCGCTTTTCTGGAAGAAGGCGGCTTTAAAGGATTCACCACGACTTTCGAGGATTTGCACGGGCTCAAACAATTACCCGGTCTAGCTGTCCAACGCCTCATGGCCGACGGTTACGGCTTCGGCGCGGAAGGCGACTGGAAAACCTGCGCCCTCCTGCGCACGATGAAAGTCATGGCTGCCGACCTCAAGGGCGGGACGTCATTTATGGAGGATTACACTTACCATCTCGATCCGAAAGGTCACCTCGTCCTAGGCGCACACATGCTCGAGATTTGTGAATCCATCGCCTCCGGAAAACCTAGCCTCGAAATCCATCCCCTGGGCATCGGTGGCAAGGAAGATCCCGTCCGCCTCGTTTTCGACGTGCCCGCAGGACGCGCAATCAACGCATCACTCATCGATCTCGGCAACCGTTTCCGTTTAATCGTCAATGAAGTCAAAGTCATTAAACCCCCGAAAAAACTACCTAAACTCCCTGTCGCCCGTGCCGTGTGGCATTGCCTACCTGACTTTAAGATCGCATGTGCCGCCTGGATCTATGCCGGGGGTGCCCACCATACCGGATTTAGCTACTCGGTCACCACCGAGCACATGGAAGACTTTGCCAAGATCGCCGGGATCGAACTCGTCGTCATCGACGAGGACACTCGCCTGCGTGAATTCGAGGCGCAACTCCGTAATAACGAGGTCTATTACACCTTGTCATCGGGGTTCAAAGCCTGA
- a CDS encoding 2-enoyl thioester reductase domain-containing protein has protein sequence MSHPSSTNALGFDQFGDPSAVITLRDIPVPVAGPDEITIEMILCPINPSDINYIEGKYGLKPVLPAIAGLEGVGRICVAGENARKHYQPGQFVRLHAGVGGWRRFLTVRPDQIEIFPGGLSPEQAAVFSVNPLTAWCLLTFFRKLDPGQWVIQNAATSAVGKYVIQIAKHLGLHTVNLVRNLEVADSLKALGADVVVEDQDGSDEQITALTGKATIKLGLNAVGGDSALRVCSALGNSAAMVTYGAMSKQSLKVPNGFLIFKNLELRGFWLTQWKKLTPRDQQTAVEEKIAGLFKSGVLDTFIESIYPPEEYKKALSQAQTSGRKGKILFRFSE, from the coding sequence ATGTCACACCCATCCAGCACCAATGCACTAGGATTCGACCAATTCGGCGATCCCTCAGCAGTCATTACCCTCAGAGATATCCCCGTGCCCGTCGCTGGCCCGGATGAGATCACGATTGAAATGATCCTTTGTCCGATTAATCCCAGTGATATTAATTATATCGAAGGGAAATACGGGCTCAAACCTGTCCTCCCAGCGATCGCGGGGCTCGAAGGAGTCGGGCGCATCTGTGTGGCCGGAGAGAATGCCCGGAAACATTATCAACCCGGACAATTTGTCCGCCTCCATGCCGGGGTCGGTGGCTGGCGCCGTTTTTTAACCGTGCGCCCCGACCAGATCGAGATTTTCCCCGGGGGACTCTCGCCCGAGCAAGCCGCAGTCTTTTCAGTGAATCCCCTGACGGCATGGTGTCTTTTGACTTTTTTCCGTAAGCTCGACCCCGGCCAATGGGTCATCCAAAATGCCGCCACTTCCGCCGTCGGCAAATATGTCATTCAAATCGCCAAACACCTCGGCTTACACACGGTCAACCTCGTTCGTAATCTCGAAGTGGCCGATTCACTCAAAGCCCTCGGGGCAGATGTCGTCGTCGAGGATCAGGATGGCTCCGACGAGCAAATTACCGCACTCACCGGCAAAGCCACGATTAAACTCGGTCTGAATGCCGTCGGGGGTGACAGCGCCCTGCGTGTCTGCAGTGCCCTCGGGAATTCCGCAGCGATGGTCACATACGGGGCCATGTCGAAACAATCCCTGAAAGTGCCTAATGGTTTCCTGATTTTTAAAAATCTTGAACTCCGCGGTTTCTGGCTGACCCAATGGAAGAAACTCACCCCGCGCGACCAGCAAACCGCTGTAGAAGAAAAAATCGCAGGCCTCTTCAAATCAGGTGTCCTCGATACATTTATCGAATCCATTTACCCACCGGAAGAATATAAGAAAGCCCTCTCACAGGCCCAAACCTCCGGACGCAAAGGGAAAATCCTTTTCCGTTTCTCCGAGTAA
- a CDS encoding ribulokinase: MAYTIGVDYGTNSVRALVVDTNNGKEVGTYVFNYPHGHQGVIIDPKDHNLARQHPADYLAGLETSVREALKLAAQNDAQFAPENVIGIGVDTTGSSPIPVDANCVPLAIHPHHKNNPNAMCWLWKDHTSVEEAGKITDLALEQRPQYVAKCGNTYSSEWFWAKIWHCLNVDPKVFHAAYSWVELSDYIPAVLSGVKNPANIKRGICAAGHKALYCDEWNGLPDKEFLNMLSPELGRLRDRLYDKAYDLNESAGLLTKEWAVKLGLPEGIVIAIGAFDVHLGCIGVGIKEGVVVKAMGTSTCDCGVVSNTKKVADIPGICGIVNGSILPGFYGLEAGQSAVGDIFKWFVEVVCKGQDSLHGELTKEMAALKPGQSGLLALDWNNGNRTVLVDQRLTGLLIGQTLHSSQAEIYRALVEATAFGARAILERFKEYGVPVTDVVCCGGIAEKNAVLMQIYADATGYEMKVSRSPQTCALGSAVAAAVAAGSAKGGYADFPAAMAKMTGLKDVTYKPIAENVDIYNELYFLYMRLHDNFGGVTKGDDLSLFMKQLINIKQRQSKD; this comes from the coding sequence ATGGCATATACGATCGGCGTTGATTACGGAACAAACTCAGTCCGCGCACTCGTCGTGGATACTAATAACGGCAAAGAAGTCGGAACTTACGTTTTTAATTACCCCCACGGCCACCAAGGTGTCATCATCGACCCCAAAGACCACAATCTCGCCCGGCAACATCCTGCGGATTACCTTGCTGGTCTCGAGACGAGCGTGCGTGAGGCCCTAAAGCTCGCCGCACAAAATGATGCGCAATTTGCCCCGGAAAATGTAATCGGTATCGGCGTGGACACCACAGGATCGAGCCCGATTCCCGTCGATGCAAATTGCGTGCCCTTGGCCATCCACCCTCACCACAAGAATAATCCCAACGCCATGTGCTGGCTCTGGAAAGACCACACCAGCGTGGAGGAGGCCGGTAAAATCACCGATCTAGCCCTCGAGCAGCGCCCCCAATATGTCGCCAAATGCGGCAATACCTATTCGTCCGAATGGTTCTGGGCAAAAATCTGGCACTGCCTCAATGTCGACCCAAAAGTTTTCCATGCGGCCTATAGCTGGGTGGAGCTCTCCGACTATATCCCGGCGGTATTGTCCGGGGTGAAAAATCCCGCCAATATCAAACGCGGGATCTGCGCCGCCGGACACAAAGCCCTGTATTGTGATGAATGGAATGGGCTGCCTGACAAGGAATTCCTGAATATGCTCAGCCCCGAGCTGGGCAGATTGCGCGACCGCCTCTACGACAAGGCCTATGACCTGAATGAATCAGCGGGACTTCTCACGAAAGAATGGGCTGTCAAACTCGGGTTACCCGAAGGCATCGTCATCGCCATCGGCGCTTTTGATGTCCATCTGGGTTGTATCGGCGTGGGCATCAAGGAAGGTGTCGTCGTCAAAGCCATGGGGACATCCACCTGCGACTGTGGTGTCGTCAGTAATACCAAAAAAGTCGCCGATATCCCCGGTATCTGCGGGATCGTGAATGGCTCCATCCTCCCCGGATTCTACGGACTTGAGGCCGGCCAATCCGCCGTCGGCGATATTTTCAAATGGTTTGTCGAGGTCGTCTGTAAGGGCCAAGACTCCCTCCACGGCGAGCTCACAAAAGAAATGGCCGCGCTTAAACCCGGACAATCCGGCCTGCTCGCCCTTGATTGGAATAACGGAAACCGCACTGTCTTGGTCGACCAACGTCTCACCGGACTTTTAATCGGACAAACCCTGCACAGTTCCCAAGCCGAAATCTACCGCGCCCTCGTCGAGGCCACGGCCTTCGGCGCCCGCGCGATCCTTGAGCGCTTTAAGGAGTACGGGGTTCCGGTCACCGACGTGGTTTGTTGCGGCGGGATCGCCGAGAAAAACGCGGTGCTCATGCAGATTTATGCGGATGCCACCGGTTACGAAATGAAAGTATCGCGTTCGCCCCAGACCTGCGCCCTCGGCAGCGCCGTGGCCGCTGCCGTCGCCGCGGGTTCTGCCAAAGGGGGTTACGCGGACTTCCCCGCGGCCATGGCAAAAATGACCGGACTCAAGGATGTTACTTATAAACCCATCGCAGAAAACGTGGATATCTATAATGAACTGTACTTCCTCTACATGAGACTCCATGACAATTTCGGCGGAGTCACCAAAGGGGATGACCTCTCCCTTTTTATGAAACAACTCATCAATATCAAACAACGCCAATCTAAAGATTAA